From a single Schistosoma mansoni strain Puerto Rico chromosome 4, complete genome genomic region:
- a CDS encoding putative atp-dependent RNA helicase, which yields MSSRHRIDIGESKPRRSRFSDGPGNHSRDRSRSPDNQVKPKQNASNKSPFAAQTNPYNGKSFSAKYFELLRKRIKLPVWEYKENFFQTLSENQVTVLVGETGSGKTTQIPQWCLEWVTGRYPTKKAVACTQPRRVAAMSVAQRVSEEMDVELGQEVGYSIRFEDCTSSRTVMKYMTDGMLLREGMSDPLLEAYGVILLDEAHERTLATDILMGLLKEITKQRLDLKIVVMSATLDAGKFQDYFHKAPLMTVPGRTHPVEIFYTPEPERDYLEAAIRTVIQIHMCEEIEGDILLFLTGQEEIEEACKRIQREVDGLGPDVGELRCIPLYSTLPPNLQQRIFESPPPKRANGAVGRKVVVSTNIAETSLTIDGVVFVIDPGFAKQKVYNPRIRVESLLVTAISKASAQQRAGRAGRTRPGKCFRLYTEKAYTNEMQENTYPEILRSNLGTVVLQLKKLGIDDLVHFDFMDPPAPETLMRALELLNYLAALDDDGNLTDLGSMMAEFPLDPQLAKMVIASCDYNCSNEILSITSMLSVPQCFVRPADSKKTADEAKMRFAHIDGDHLTMLNVYHAFKQNHEDPQWCYDNFINFRSLKSADNVRVQLSRIMDRFSLRRSSTDFTSRDYYINIRKALVSGFFMQVAHLERTGHYLTVKDNQVVQLHPSTVMDHKPEWVLYNEFVLTTKNYIRTVTEVKPDWLVRIAPQYYDMSNFPDCDARRILERIVHRIQNRKLQQEQKQNQEPKLQAQT from the exons GCAAATCGTTTAGTGCCAAATACTTCGAACTTCTCAGGAAGCGTATCAAATTGCCTGTTTGGGAATACAAAGAGAATTTTTTTCAAACATTATCGGAGAACCAAGTCACCGTTTTAGTTGGTGAGACAGGTTCTGGAAAAACGACCCAAATTCCTCAATGGTGCCTGGAATGGGTAACTGGACGGTATCCGACCAAAAAGGCAGTGGCTTGCACTCAGCCTAGACGGGTAGCAGCTATGTCTGTTGCTCAGCGTGTTTCCGAGGAAATGGATGTTGAACTTGGTCAAGAAGTGGGATACAGTATTCGATTCGAGGATTGCACGTCCTCAAGGACCGTGATGAA ATACATGACTGATGGTATGCTTTTACGTGAAGGCATGTCTGATCCTTTGCTCGAGGCATACGGTGTTATTCTTTTGGACGAAGCCCACGAAAGAACCTTGGCTACTGATATTTTAATGGGTCTACTTAAAGAAATCACAAAGCAAAGATTAGATTTAAAAATAGTTGTCATGAGTGCGACTTTGGACGCTGGAAAATTTCAA GATTACTTTCACAAAGCACCTCTTATGACCGTGCCCGGTAGAACTCATCCAGTGGAGATATTTTATACTCCAGAGCCAGAACGTGATTATCTCGAAGCGGCTATCCGTACTGTAATCCAGATTCATATGTGCGAAGAGATCGAGGGTGACATATTACTGTTTCTGACGGGACAAGAGGAGATTGAAGAAGCATGCAAACGTATCCAGAGAGAAGTAGATGGTTTGGGCCCGGACGTTGGTGAACTCCGTTGCATTCCTCTCTACTCTACCCTTCCACCAAATCTTCAACAAAGAATTTTTGAATCTCCTCCTCCAAAACGTGCAAATGGGGCTGTCGGTCGAAAG GTTGTGGTGTCCACAAATATTGCAGAGACATCCCTCACAATTGATGGAGTGGTTTTTGTTATTGACCCAGGTTTCGCAAAGCAAAAAGTCTACAATCCTCGTATTCGTGTTGAATCTCTCTTAGTCACTGCTATCAGCAAGGCTTCTGCACAACAACGTGCCGGAAGGGCCGGGCGTACAAGACCTGGAAAATGTTTTAGATTGTATACAGAAAAGGCATATACAAATGAGATGCAAGAGAACACATATCCAGAAATTCTTCGATCAAACCTGGGTACTGTTGTCCTCCAGTTGAAAAAGCTGGGGATTGATGATTTGGTGCATTTTGACTTTATGGATCCTCCCG CTCCGGAAACTCTGATGCGTGCTCTAGAGTTATTGAATTATTTGGCAGCCCTTGATGATGATGGTAACCTAACCGATCTAGGAAGTATGATGGCTGAGTTCCCACTTGATCCCCAATTAGCCAAAATGGTTATTGCCTCTTGCGATTACAACTGTTCAAATGAAATTCTGAGCATCACTTCAATGTTATCAG TACCTCAATGTTTTGTACGCCCTGCCGACTCCAAGAAAACCGCAGACGAAGCCAAAATGCGTTTCGCTCACATTGATGGTGACCACTTAACTATGTTAAATGTATATCATGCCTTCAAACAAA ATCATGAAGATCCACAGTGGTGTTACgataatttcataaattttcgCTCATTAAAATCTGCCGACAACGTTCGGGTACAATTATCGCGTATTATGGATCGATTTTCTCTTCGTCGTTCTAGTACAGACTTCACTTCTCGGGATTATTACATCAACATTCGAAAAGCTTTAGTATCTGGTTTTTTCATGCAG GTTGCTCATCTTGAACGTACTGGACACTATTTAACTGTAAAAGACAATCAAGTGGTCCAGCTTCACCCCTCTACAGTAATGGATCACAAACCGGAATGGGTGTTATACAATGAGTTCGTCCTTACAACAAAGAATTATATACGTACAGTGACTGAAGTAAAACCAGATTG GCTTGTGCGTATCGCTCCTCAATATTATGATATGTCTAATTTCCCTGATTGTGATGCTCGACGGATACTTGAACGAATTGTTCACAGGATTCAAAATCGTAAACTTCAACAAGAGCAAAAACAAAACCAAGAGCCGAAATTACAAGCACAAACTTGA